One Succinivibrio dextrinosolvens DNA window includes the following coding sequences:
- a CDS encoding phenylacetate--CoA ligase family protein — MLLNERQLELVDRQIKRLIKTDSFYGQKYRELGLNGCSCQADFDRIPFSSKEDLRFAYPLGIQAVDDREVVRIHSSSGTTGKPVIIPYTAKDVEDWATMFCRCYEIAGITSHDRIQITPGYGLWTAGIGFQAGCEKLGAMAIPMGPGNTEKQLQMMIDLKSTVICATSSYALLLSEEISRRGLKDQIFLKKGVIGSERWSDKMRNTIRNSLGIELFDIYGLTEIYGPGIGISCEQNSGMHYFDDYVYIEIIDPVTGERVEDGKSGEIVITTLVKEGAPLLRFRTHDLSRIIPGKCACGRDYPRLDVITGRSDDMFKIHGVNMFPSQIESILGMVDGVGSEYRIILGKDVETRRDVLHVTAEAEGRVDFAETARRISKLVKSKFGVTPKVAIVPAGTLARSEKKTKRVEDQREKV; from the coding sequence ATGCTGCTGAATGAAAGACAACTTGAGCTGGTAGACAGACAGATAAAAAGACTTATAAAAACAGACAGTTTCTATGGTCAAAAATATCGTGAATTGGGATTAAATGGCTGTTCCTGTCAGGCGGATTTTGACAGAATTCCCTTCTCCTCAAAGGAGGATCTGCGCTTTGCCTATCCACTTGGTATTCAGGCTGTAGATGACAGGGAGGTAGTCAGAATTCACTCCTCATCTGGTACTACAGGAAAGCCTGTGATTATACCTTACACTGCAAAAGATGTAGAGGACTGGGCTACCATGTTCTGTCGCTGTTATGAAATTGCAGGAATTACCAGTCATGACCGAATTCAGATCACTCCTGGTTATGGTCTGTGGACTGCAGGTATTGGTTTTCAGGCAGGCTGTGAGAAACTTGGTGCTATGGCTATTCCTATGGGTCCTGGTAATACCGAAAAGCAGCTTCAGATGATGATTGACTTAAAGTCAACCGTAATCTGTGCCACTTCATCATATGCATTGCTTCTCTCTGAGGAAATCTCCAGACGAGGTCTTAAGGATCAGATTTTCTTAAAGAAAGGTGTAATCGGCTCTGAGCGCTGGAGTGACAAGATGCGTAATACAATCAGGAACAGCCTGGGTATTGAGCTTTTTGACATCTATGGCCTTACAGAGATTTACGGTCCTGGTATCGGCATCAGTTGTGAACAAAACAGCGGCATGCATTATTTTGACGATTACGTATATATCGAAATCATTGATCCTGTAACTGGCGAGCGTGTGGAAGACGGTAAGAGTGGAGAAATCGTTATTACAACTCTTGTAAAGGAAGGAGCTCCGCTGCTACGATTTAGAACACACGATCTTTCAAGAATTATCCCTGGTAAATGTGCCTGTGGACGTGATTACCCTCGTCTTGATGTTATCACCGGCAGAAGTGATGACATGTTCAAGATCCACGGTGTCAACATGTTCCCAAGTCAGATTGAAAGTATTTTGGGAATGGTTGACGGTGTTGGCAGTGAGTATCGTATTATCCTTGGTAAGGATGTTGAAACTCGCCGTGACGTTCTGCATGTTACCGCTGAAGCTGAAGGCAGAGTGGATTTTGCTGAAACAGCACGCAGAATCTCAAAGCTGGTAAAATCTAAATTTGGTGTAACTCCAAAGGTTGCAATTGTCCCTGCAGGAACACTTGCCCGCAGTGAGAAGAAGACCAAACGAGTTGAAGATCAGCGAGAAAAGGTTTAG
- the gpsA gene encoding NAD(P)H-dependent glycerol-3-phosphate dehydrogenase: MSSFNSALGVIGAGSYGTALAQSTASKGLPVMLWCRKPETAKLLQTSRENAKYLPGIRFEETLTVTSSLEEVMSSCRTILVVVPSHTFADVLTQIRQFITPEHRIAWATKGMDLNTGKLLSEVASDVLGSDVPMAALSGPTFAVELAKGLPTAIAAAGTNSDFIKDFIELMHTKTFRIYENSDLLGMQLGGAIKNVIAIGAGLSDGLGFGANARTALISRGLAEMTRLGLAFGATEKSFMGLSGLGDLILTCTDNQSRNRRFGFLLGKGLSCQAALDKIGQVVEGYTMSKVVRNLCEKKGVQMPICHEVYEIIYNGKSGLDAAMSLLGRSLKSE, translated from the coding sequence ATGAGCAGTTTTAACAGCGCTTTAGGTGTTATAGGTGCTGGTTCCTATGGAACCGCACTTGCTCAGTCTACAGCATCAAAGGGACTTCCTGTGATGCTGTGGTGCAGAAAGCCTGAGACCGCGAAACTTCTTCAGACCTCAAGAGAAAACGCCAAATATCTTCCTGGTATCCGATTTGAGGAAACACTTACAGTTACTTCTTCTCTAGAGGAGGTAATGTCCAGTTGCAGAACTATTCTCGTAGTAGTTCCCTCTCATACCTTTGCTGACGTGTTAACTCAGATCAGGCAGTTTATTACTCCTGAGCACAGAATCGCCTGGGCTACAAAAGGAATGGATCTGAATACAGGAAAGCTTCTAAGTGAGGTTGCTTCCGATGTTCTTGGATCAGATGTTCCAATGGCGGCTCTTTCTGGACCAACCTTTGCGGTTGAACTTGCAAAAGGTCTTCCTACAGCAATTGCTGCTGCAGGAACCAACAGTGATTTTATAAAAGATTTTATTGAGCTTATGCATACCAAGACTTTCCGAATTTATGAGAATTCGGATCTTCTGGGAATGCAGCTTGGTGGTGCCATCAAAAACGTTATTGCTATCGGTGCTGGTCTCTCCGATGGACTTGGTTTTGGTGCCAATGCCAGAACAGCTCTGATATCAAGAGGTCTTGCAGAAATGACAAGGCTTGGTCTTGCATTCGGTGCTACAGAGAAATCTTTTATGGGATTGTCTGGTTTGGGCGATCTGATCTTAACCTGTACAGATAATCAGTCCAGAAACAGAAGATTCGGATTCCTATTAGGAAAGGGATTAAGCTGTCAGGCTGCCTTAGATAAGATTGGTCAGGTTGTTGAAGGCTATACCATGAGTAAGGTTGTTCGCAATCTTTGTGAAAAGAAAGGTGTTCAGATGCCTATCTGCCATGAGGTATATGAAATTATATACAATGGCAAATCTGGACTTGATGCAGCCATGTCTCTTTTAGGCCGTTCTCTGAAATCAGAATAA
- the rbsD gene encoding D-ribose pyranase, whose protein sequence is MKKIGCLNSELSYVISKLGHFDTLTIGDCGLPVPRGVQRIDLAVTYGVPGFFDVFDVVDAEAKFQKVTIASESKTQNPVFYEKITSWAQKNGVEVVEVPHEVFKAGTVKSVAVVRTGECKPYSNVILESNVSF, encoded by the coding sequence ATGAAGAAAATCGGATGCTTGAATTCTGAACTGTCATATGTGATTTCAAAACTTGGTCATTTTGACACGCTAACCATTGGTGACTGCGGGCTCCCAGTTCCTCGTGGAGTTCAGAGAATTGATCTGGCTGTAACCTACGGTGTTCCAGGCTTTTTTGATGTTTTTGATGTGGTTGATGCTGAAGCCAAGTTCCAGAAGGTAACTATTGCCTCAGAGTCTAAGACTCAGAATCCTGTGTTTTATGAGAAGATTACTTCATGGGCACAAAAGAACGGCGTTGAGGTCGTAGAGGTTCCTCATGAGGTTTTCAAGGCTGGAACCGTAAAAAGTGTGGCTGTAGTTAGAACCGGTGAGTGCAAGCCTTACAGCAATGTAATTCTTGAGTCTAACGTTTCATTCTAA
- a CDS encoding ribokinase, whose product MAKILNYGSLNIDYVYDVPHFVKAGETLSSTNRSIFAGGKGLNQSVALARAGGNVYHAGAVGKDDSKILTDVLAKDKIDFSNIAKRDCPSGHTIIQVDSNGQNCIILFGGANQTISEADIDSTLANFEAGDFMVLQNETSNIRYMIEKAYEKGMKVCFNVSPFTTELLKLPLEKCAYLIVNEIEGAAMADMPDDTDPYVLLDKLCEKFPKTSFVLTLGSRGSILREVGEKPISCKAFKVNAVDTTAAGDTFLGYLITNIATDMNRALAIKCATAASALAVQVKGATPSIPRAKDVLEFIKKAGQEVLTEKL is encoded by the coding sequence ATGGCAAAAATTTTAAATTACGGCTCATTAAATATAGATTATGTCTATGATGTGCCTCATTTTGTTAAGGCAGGCGAGACCTTATCTTCAACCAACAGAAGTATCTTTGCCGGCGGAAAAGGTTTGAATCAGTCTGTAGCTCTGGCTCGTGCCGGAGGAAATGTATATCATGCAGGAGCTGTTGGTAAGGATGATTCTAAGATCCTGACAGATGTTCTTGCCAAGGATAAGATTGATTTCTCCAATATCGCAAAGAGAGACTGCCCTTCAGGTCATACAATTATCCAGGTTGATTCCAACGGTCAGAACTGCATTATCCTCTTTGGCGGTGCTAATCAGACAATTTCTGAGGCTGATATCGACAGTACTCTTGCCAATTTTGAGGCCGGTGATTTCATGGTTCTGCAGAATGAAACCAGCAACATCAGATATATGATCGAAAAAGCCTATGAAAAAGGAATGAAGGTCTGCTTCAATGTTTCTCCTTTCACTACTGAGCTTTTAAAGCTGCCTTTAGAAAAATGCGCATATCTGATTGTTAACGAGATTGAAGGCGCAGCCATGGCAGATATGCCTGATGATACAGATCCATATGTACTGCTGGATAAGCTCTGTGAGAAGTTCCCTAAGACCTCCTTTGTCCTGACTTTAGGTTCAAGAGGTTCAATCCTAAGAGAGGTAGGTGAAAAGCCTATTTCCTGCAAAGCCTTCAAGGTTAATGCCGTTGATACCACAGCCGCAGGTGATACCTTCTTAGGTTATCTGATAACCAATATTGCTACAGATATGAACCGTGCTCTGGCCATTAAGTGTGCAACAGCGGCTTCTGCTCTGGCAGTACAGGTTAAGGGTGCAACTCCATCTATTCCAAGAGCTAAGGATGTGCTGGAGTTTATCAAGAAAGCCGGTCAGGAAGTTCTTACTGAAAAACTATAA
- a CDS encoding alpha/beta fold hydrolase, protein MRATDNHKLGCTCFGNPDAQPLVITPGWATDHNFLLPFVELFKDYNLILVDMPGYGKSKDLARFATDLRHGANLILNTVPDNCILLSWSLSTLAAARACATDKEGKIKKFITLCGTPRFPADPYWPGFDYKYVLKCLNLFDEGKNLRNIKLFFKLQTQSHLLNKEQSAFLMDCYEKMGEIETQVLKEGLMNMAQTDYREGMYSLKIPCLHIFGGKDRLVKPELSKKLNLPPFHQCCVLENSAHTPFLTEPDLLKTVITSFIEKN, encoded by the coding sequence ATGAGAGCTACAGATAATCACAAACTAGGCTGTACCTGCTTCGGAAATCCTGATGCACAACCTCTTGTTATCACTCCTGGCTGGGCCACTGATCATAATTTTCTCTTACCCTTCGTAGAACTATTCAAAGATTACAATCTAATCCTTGTAGATATGCCTGGCTACGGTAAATCTAAAGATCTTGCCAGATTTGCCACAGATCTTAGACACGGAGCAAATCTTATTCTGAATACCGTTCCAGACAACTGTATTCTACTGTCATGGTCGCTAAGTACGCTTGCAGCTGCCAGAGCCTGTGCCACCGATAAAGAAGGAAAAATCAAAAAATTCATCACCCTGTGCGGAACTCCCAGGTTCCCTGCTGATCCATACTGGCCAGGATTTGACTATAAGTACGTTCTCAAATGCTTAAACCTGTTTGATGAAGGAAAGAATCTTCGTAATATCAAACTGTTCTTCAAACTTCAGACTCAAAGTCATCTTCTGAATAAAGAACAGAGCGCCTTCCTTATGGACTGCTATGAGAAAATGGGAGAGATTGAAACCCAGGTGCTCAAAGAGGGTCTTATGAATATGGCTCAAACCGACTATAGAGAGGGCATGTATTCTCTTAAGATTCCATGCCTGCATATCTTTGGCGGCAAAGATCGACTGGTTAAACCAGAACTGTCCAAAAAACTTAATCTTCCCCCTTTCCATCAGTGCTGTGTTCTGGAGAATTCAGCCCATACACCATTCCTAACTGAGCCAGACTTACTGAAGACAGTAATAACATCTTTTATAGAAAAAAACTAA
- the iorA gene encoding indolepyruvate ferredoxin oxidoreductase subunit alpha — translation MKKEYIMGNSAIALGALCSGVKLVAGYPGTPSTEIIETICKVPHKGVHLEWSVNEKAAMEVAAAGAYAGARTMVTMKQVGLNVASDPLMSLAYVGVRGGMVIVVADDPGPISSQTEQDTRRFASFCRIPVLDPSSPEEAFDMVKDAFVLSEKYHTPVILRPTTRVCHGYASISFDENYEAKDPSGFEKDSSKWVIFPKLSYNNHRLIEERLPVIAEDLSSYGYNRIIKDSKKSCKAVLASGISLAYVRECTSNLDLKVIGIASAFPLPKRFLLEALNGVDELICFEELSPFLEEELLKLCGEHQLKIRIKGKLTGDVPHSGELGVNKVQSILNKFLGRNDKSEGISFTEKIPDPPQRPPVLCAGCPHRGSFYAVKVATGRKKTYLCGDIGCYTLGNALPLDMVDTCLCMGAGITMAQGFNHLDKEAKSFAFIGDSTFFASGISGIVNAVYNEADITVCILDNATTAMTGHQPHPGTGFNLQGNYVDKIDIESVLKGIGVKKVMTVNPHDLKASVAAVKECMKVDGVKAIIFRAPCISIVKLKDKCRVMDKCSNCNICINKLGCPAMSLKNDKVVIDESLCVGCTLCAQLCPHKAIERIHHE, via the coding sequence GTGAAAAAAGAATATATAATGGGTAACAGTGCCATTGCTCTAGGAGCATTGTGTTCTGGTGTGAAGCTGGTGGCAGGATATCCTGGCACTCCCTCTACTGAAATTATTGAAACCATCTGTAAGGTTCCTCATAAGGGGGTGCACCTTGAGTGGTCCGTAAACGAGAAAGCCGCTATGGAGGTAGCAGCAGCTGGTGCCTATGCCGGGGCCCGTACTATGGTCACTATGAAACAGGTAGGTCTTAATGTAGCCTCAGATCCTCTGATGAGTCTTGCTTATGTGGGAGTCAGGGGCGGTATGGTGATTGTGGTTGCAGATGATCCCGGACCTATATCTTCACAGACAGAGCAGGATACCAGACGTTTTGCTTCTTTCTGTAGAATTCCTGTCCTTGATCCATCCTCTCCGGAGGAGGCCTTTGACATGGTCAAAGATGCCTTTGTACTCTCAGAAAAATATCACACACCCGTGATTCTAAGACCGACTACCAGAGTCTGTCACGGTTATGCCTCAATAAGTTTCGATGAAAATTATGAGGCTAAAGATCCTTCCGGTTTTGAAAAGGACAGTTCAAAGTGGGTTATTTTTCCTAAACTCTCATACAACAATCACCGCCTGATTGAGGAGCGTTTACCTGTCATTGCAGAGGATTTGTCCTCATATGGTTATAACCGAATCATAAAAGACAGTAAGAAAAGCTGCAAGGCGGTGCTGGCTTCAGGAATTTCTCTTGCCTATGTCAGAGAATGTACCTCTAATCTGGATCTTAAGGTTATCGGTATTGCCAGTGCCTTCCCACTTCCAAAGAGATTCCTTTTAGAAGCGTTAAATGGAGTTGATGAGCTAATCTGTTTTGAAGAGTTAAGTCCTTTTCTTGAGGAGGAGCTTTTAAAACTATGTGGCGAACATCAGCTTAAAATCAGAATTAAAGGCAAGCTTACAGGTGATGTTCCTCATTCAGGAGAGCTTGGAGTTAATAAAGTTCAGTCCATTCTCAATAAGTTTTTAGGTCGTAATGATAAGTCTGAAGGGATCTCCTTTACGGAAAAAATACCGGATCCTCCTCAAAGACCTCCTGTTTTATGTGCCGGATGCCCACACCGCGGCTCCTTCTATGCGGTGAAAGTAGCCACAGGCAGAAAGAAAACCTATCTGTGTGGAGATATTGGCTGCTATACCCTTGGAAATGCGTTGCCTCTTGATATGGTTGACACCTGTCTGTGTATGGGCGCAGGTATTACTATGGCACAGGGATTTAATCATCTTGACAAAGAGGCAAAGTCCTTTGCATTCATCGGAGACTCCACTTTTTTTGCCTCTGGTATCAGTGGCATTGTTAACGCTGTTTACAACGAGGCTGATATCACTGTCTGTATCCTTGATAATGCGACAACCGCGATGACAGGACATCAGCCACATCCAGGAACCGGTTTCAATCTTCAGGGAAACTATGTGGATAAGATTGACATAGAATCGGTTTTAAAGGGTATTGGGGTTAAGAAGGTTATGACAGTCAATCCGCATGATCTGAAGGCTTCAGTGGCTGCTGTTAAGGAATGCATGAAAGTAGATGGAGTCAAGGCGATTATCTTTAGAGCTCCATGTATTTCCATTGTAAAACTCAAGGATAAATGCAGAGTAATGGATAAGTGCAGCAACTGCAATATCTGCATCAATAAATTAGGCTGTCCTGCCATGAGTCTTAAAAACGATAAGGTAGTGATAGATGAAAGTTTGTGCGTTGGCTGTACTCTATGTGCTCAGCTGTGTCCACATAAAGCAATAGAGAGAATACATCATGAATAA
- the ribB gene encoding 3,4-dihydroxy-2-butanone-4-phosphate synthase translates to MSFKNLLENFGETPIDRVEAAISALKRGRGILVVDNEDRENEGDLIYAAETVTDAQMAFMIRECSGIVCVCIEEEQAKRMNLPMMVKNNTSVYGTAFTISVDAAKGVTTGVSAPDRVKAIKAVINPEGKPEDLASPGHMFPLVAKKGGVLERDGHTEASVDLARLAGLAPAGILCELCAPDGLMAKLPRVTQFALEHDLTCLSIEDLIAYRKEKNV, encoded by the coding sequence ATGAGCTTTAAGAACCTTTTGGAAAATTTCGGTGAAACCCCAATTGATCGCGTAGAGGCTGCTATCAGTGCCTTAAAGCGTGGTCGTGGAATTCTTGTTGTAGATAACGAGGACAGAGAGAACGAAGGCGATCTTATCTACGCTGCAGAAACTGTAACCGATGCTCAGATGGCATTCATGATCCGTGAGTGTTCAGGTATTGTCTGCGTATGTATCGAAGAAGAGCAGGCAAAGAGAATGAATCTGCCAATGATGGTTAAGAACAACACCTCTGTATACGGTACCGCATTTACCATTTCAGTTGACGCTGCAAAGGGGGTTACCACCGGCGTAAGCGCACCTGATCGCGTAAAGGCAATCAAGGCTGTTATCAATCCAGAAGGAAAGCCAGAGGATCTGGCAAGCCCTGGACATATGTTCCCTCTTGTTGCAAAGAAGGGTGGCGTTCTAGAGCGTGACGGTCATACCGAGGCTTCTGTAGATCTTGCAAGACTTGCAGGTTTAGCCCCAGCAGGTATTCTCTGCGAGCTATGTGCTCCAGACGGACTGATGGCTAAGCTTCCACGCGTTACCCAGTTTGCCCTCGAGCATGATTTAACCTGTCTTTCAATTGAAGATCTGATTGCATATCGTAAGGAAAAGAACGTTTAA
- a CDS encoding NifU family protein — translation MSKISVSEKAQEYFLNIISKQKMEGLAIRLTATNVGTPGVQCGILYCPKEYITSNDEHFQMKGFEIVIDSSVSEYLDDSVIDLTKNEEDGEDLLTFHAPNLNKQDLPPDATLFDRLKRFIDVTVSPSLASHGGAVSLVDVTEDGVVKVKFTGGCLGCSMVGITLKEGIQTQLNQAFPGQIKDVVDVTEHEVTDETYG, via the coding sequence ATGAGCAAAATCAGCGTTAGTGAGAAAGCACAGGAATACTTCCTGAACATTATCAGCAAACAGAAAATGGAAGGACTTGCTATTCGTCTTACTGCAACTAATGTAGGAACCCCTGGTGTTCAGTGCGGTATTCTGTACTGCCCTAAAGAGTACATCACCTCAAATGATGAACACTTTCAGATGAAGGGCTTTGAAATCGTTATTGACAGTTCAGTTTCAGAATACCTAGATGATTCTGTTATCGACTTAACCAAAAATGAGGAAGATGGCGAAGATCTATTGACTTTCCATGCTCCTAACTTAAACAAGCAGGATCTGCCTCCTGATGCAACCCTGTTCGACAGATTAAAGAGATTCATCGATGTTACCGTAAGCCCATCACTGGCATCTCACGGCGGTGCAGTTTCATTAGTTGATGTAACTGAAGACGGTGTTGTTAAGGTTAAATTCACCGGTGGCTGTCTAGGATGCTCAATGGTCGGCATTACCTTAAAGGAAGGTATTCAGACTCAGCTGAATCAGGCATTCCCAGGCCAGATTAAAGATGTTGTTGATGTAACCGAACATGAGGTTACCGACGAGACCTACGGTTAA
- the pckA gene encoding phosphoenolpyruvate carboxykinase (ATP) yields the protein MSLFDELDLAKYGISSATEIVHNPSYETLYAEETKPGLTGFDKGQDTELNAVNVMTGVYTGRSPKDKFIVKDASSEANFWWTTDEFKNDNKPLSTESWKVLKDLAGKELSNKKLYVVDGFCGANANTRMAIRFVVEVAWQAHFVTNMFIRPTAEELKNFKPDFVVLNASKAKVENYKELGLNSETAVVFNLTERMQLILNTWYGGEMKKGMFSMMNYYLPLKGIAAMHCSANTDMNHENTAIFFGLSGTGKTTLSTDPKRLLIGDDEHGWDDDGVFNFEGGCYAKVINLSKENEPDIWNAIKRNALLENVTVDANGKIDFADKSVTENTRVSYPINHITNIVKPISKGPAAKRVIFLSADAFGVLPPVSILNEGQTQYYFLSGFTAKLAGTERGITEPTPTFSSCFGAAFLSLPPTKYAEVLVERMKKSGAKAYLVNTGWNGTGKRISIKDTRGIIDAILDGSIDKAETKTIPMFSFKVPTALPGVDPKILDPRDTYANPADWDVKAKDLAERFIKNFGKFAKLNPELVKAGPQL from the coding sequence ATGAGCTTATTCGACGAGCTTGATTTAGCTAAATACGGTATCAGTTCTGCTACCGAAATCGTACACAACCCTTCATACGAAACCCTATATGCTGAAGAAACCAAACCTGGTTTAACTGGTTTTGATAAGGGTCAGGATACAGAGTTAAACGCTGTTAACGTTATGACCGGCGTTTACACTGGTCGTTCACCAAAGGACAAGTTCATCGTTAAGGATGCTTCTTCAGAGGCTAACTTCTGGTGGACCACTGATGAGTTCAAGAACGACAACAAGCCACTATCAACTGAGTCATGGAAAGTTTTAAAGGACTTAGCTGGTAAAGAGTTATCAAACAAGAAACTATACGTTGTTGACGGTTTCTGCGGTGCTAACGCTAACACCCGTATGGCAATCCGTTTCGTTGTTGAGGTTGCATGGCAGGCTCACTTCGTAACCAATATGTTCATCCGTCCAACTGCTGAAGAGCTAAAGAACTTCAAGCCAGACTTCGTTGTTCTAAACGCTTCAAAGGCTAAGGTTGAGAACTACAAGGAGCTAGGTCTAAATTCAGAGACTGCTGTTGTATTCAACCTAACAGAGCGTATGCAGTTAATTCTTAACACCTGGTACGGTGGTGAGATGAAGAAGGGTATGTTCTCAATGATGAACTACTACCTACCTCTAAAGGGTATTGCTGCAATGCACTGCTCAGCAAACACTGACATGAACCACGAAAATACCGCTATTTTCTTCGGTCTATCAGGAACTGGTAAGACCACTCTATCAACCGATCCAAAGCGTCTACTAATCGGTGACGACGAGCACGGTTGGGATGATGATGGCGTATTCAACTTCGAAGGTGGTTGCTATGCTAAGGTTATCAACCTATCTAAGGAAAACGAGCCAGACATCTGGAACGCAATCAAGCGTAACGCTCTATTAGAGAACGTAACTGTTGATGCTAACGGTAAGATCGACTTCGCTGATAAGTCAGTAACCGAGAACACTCGTGTTTCTTACCCAATCAACCACATCACCAACATCGTTAAGCCAATTTCAAAGGGCCCTGCTGCTAAGCGCGTAATCTTCTTATCAGCTGACGCATTCGGTGTATTACCTCCAGTATCAATCCTAAACGAAGGCCAGACCCAGTACTACTTCCTATCAGGCTTCACTGCTAAGTTAGCAGGTACCGAGCGTGGTATTACTGAGCCAACCCCAACCTTCTCATCATGCTTCGGTGCTGCATTCTTATCATTACCTCCAACCAAGTACGCAGAAGTTCTTGTTGAGCGTATGAAGAAGTCAGGCGCTAAGGCTTACTTAGTAAATACTGGCTGGAATGGTACCGGCAAGCGTATCTCAATTAAGGATACCCGTGGTATTATCGATGCAATCCTAGACGGTTCAATCGATAAGGCTGAGACCAAGACTATCCCAATGTTCTCATTCAAGGTTCCAACAGCTCTACCAGGTGTTGATCCTAAGATCTTAGATCCACGTGACACCTATGCAAATCCTGCTGACTGGGATGTTAAGGCTAAGGACTTAGCTGAGCGTTTCATCAAGAACTTCGGCAAGTTTGCTAAGTTAAACCCAGAGTTAGTAAAGGCTGGTCCTCAGCTATAA
- a CDS encoding indolepyruvate oxidoreductase subunit beta: MNKNILICGVGGQGTVLSSRILASAFMSEGHTVHSAETIGMAQRGGSVVSHVRVGDEVFSPLIPEGRADLILAFEPGEAAACLKYLTANGCVILNSHPIPPVTVSLKGCSYNEKAIFTFLSSQKIRHATVSSDELIKKFGSVKYFNILILGVASGMDVLGVSAQSIESQIEKLVKEKFVAINKEVFNAGYEIGLKNAAE; encoded by the coding sequence ATGAATAAGAATATTCTAATCTGTGGTGTCGGTGGTCAGGGCACAGTACTTTCATCAAGAATTCTGGCTTCTGCCTTTATGAGTGAAGGTCACACCGTTCACTCCGCCGAAACCATAGGTATGGCACAGCGAGGTGGAAGTGTCGTAAGTCATGTGAGAGTCGGGGATGAGGTTTTTTCTCCACTGATCCCAGAAGGTAGAGCTGATTTGATTTTAGCCTTTGAGCCTGGCGAGGCAGCAGCATGTTTAAAATATTTAACTGCAAATGGCTGTGTGATTTTAAATTCCCATCCTATTCCTCCTGTTACTGTTTCCTTAAAAGGATGCTCCTATAATGAGAAAGCTATATTTACTTTTTTAAGTTCGCAGAAAATAAGACATGCAACCGTAAGCTCAGATGAGCTTATAAAAAAATTCGGTTCGGTTAAATACTTTAATATTCTGATTCTTGGAGTAGCCTCCGGCATGGATGTGCTTGGAGTGAGTGCTCAAAGCATCGAATCTCAGATTGAAAAACTTGTCAAAGAGAAATTTGTGGCAATCAATAAAGAAGTTTTTAATGCAGGTTATGAAATAGGATTAAAAAATGCTGCTGAATGA
- the secB gene encoding protein-export chaperone SecB — protein sequence MSDNATSQQNQPAFDILRLYSKDCSLETPNIPQIFSKEWKPEIKIDFEAKPMKLNEETYEVDLRVTATCKLGEEVAFICEVHQAGLFLIKNVDEATLDYLLSGVAPNILFPYAREHISTLVNKATFPPLTLRPINFEAMYRSRQQEAAAAAAAKSDVANGADSEQAPQA from the coding sequence ATGTCAGATAACGCTACTTCACAGCAGAATCAGCCAGCTTTTGATATTCTGCGTCTATACTCAAAGGACTGTTCTTTAGAGACTCCTAATATTCCACAGATTTTCTCAAAGGAGTGGAAGCCAGAAATCAAGATTGATTTCGAGGCTAAGCCAATGAAGCTGAACGAGGAAACCTATGAGGTTGACTTAAGAGTAACCGCTACCTGCAAGCTAGGTGAGGAAGTTGCCTTTATCTGTGAAGTTCACCAGGCTGGTTTATTCTTAATCAAGAATGTTGATGAGGCTACTCTGGATTATCTGTTAAGCGGTGTTGCTCCTAACATCCTGTTCCCATATGCACGTGAGCATATTTCAACACTTGTTAACAAGGCAACCTTCCCTCCATTAACTTTACGTCCAATTAATTTCGAGGCTATGTATCGCTCTCGTCAGCAGGAAGCTGCTGCCGCTGCAGCTGCAAAGTCAGATGTAGCTAACGGTGCTGATTCAGAACAGGCTCCACAAGCTTAA